The window GAGCCGCCGCCGCTGCCCGCGGCGGACGCCACGGCGAAGTTCGCGTGGCTGGCGGTCCTCGGCGGGCCGATACTGCTTCTGCTCGCGGTGCTGCTGGGCTGGGACATGACCTGGTGGCTCACCACGCTGGGGATCGGCGGGTTCCTGGGCGGTTTCGCCACGCTGGTGATGCGGATGCGGTCGGATGACGAGGACGACGACGATCCGGGGCGCGGAGCGGTCGTCTGACATACGTGTGCGAGGGCCCGCCCGGAGTTTCTCCGGGCGGGCCCTCTCGCGTCCGGGCACAAAGGGAACCCGATCCCGCCGAACGGCGAAGAAGAGGTGAACTACCCGAACAAGCCCAAGCCTTCGAGGCGTTCAGACGAACGAAAGGAGCCCCGATGACCGTCGGACCACCGGGCGTCGGCACCCGCGACGAGGATCGCGAGGACAGTGATGCCCGCGTGATCGCGCGGTCCCGGGACGAGCCCGAGCTGTTCGCCGTGCTCTACGACCGATACGCCGACGCCGTGCACCGTTATGCGGCCCGGCGGCTCGGTCCCGAGGCGGCGGAGGATCTGATGGCGGAGACCTTCATCACCGCATTCCAGCGGCGCCACACCTACGACCTGGGTCGGGACGACGCCCGTCCCTGGTTGTTCGGCATAGCGACGAACCTCGTGGGCCGGCACCGCCGGGCCGAGGCGCGCCGGTTCAAGGCGCTCGCGCGACTGCCGGAGCCGGTGGAGCACGAGGAGCCCGTCGCGGAGCGGGCGGTTTCCAGGGCCGGTGCCACGGGGGTGCGCCGGGAACTGGCAGCTGCGCTGGCCGGGCTGTCCGCCCGGCACCGCGATGTGGTGCTGCTCGTGGCCTGGGCCGGCCTCGAATACGACGAGGCGGCCCAGGCCCTCGGCGTGCCGGTCGGCACCGTCAGATCCCGGCTGCACCGGGCTCGCAGCAGATTGCGCGAAGCACTGGGCGGATCCGATCCGACAGCTTTCCGAGAGGCAGACGCCCATGCGTGACACCGACGAACTACGCGCACTGAGGGACTTCGAGGCGGGGGAACCCCCGCTCGACGACGACACCCGGCGCCGGGTGCGAGCACGCCTGTTCCAGGCGATGAACGGGCCCGCTCCGGCCGCCGTACGGCCCCGGCGCCCCGTCCTGCGTATCGCCCTGACCGGGGTGGTCACCGCCGCGGTCGTCGCGGGTGTGCTGGTCGCCGTACAGCACGACGACGGCACGGCGCCCGGTGGTACGGCGAAGCGGCCGGCCACCGGGGCGCCGTCGACGACCGCGCCCGCCATGCGGAACGTGAGCGCGCAGACGGTGCTCAACGGGGCCGCCGCGTACGAGCGCAAGCACGAGCAAGTGGTCAGCCCGCGCGATGACCAGTTCATCTACACCAAGGAGATCATCAAGGAGACCGAGCAGAAGACCGGCGCCACCAAGAGCCACGTCGACGAGACCTGGCGGTCGGTGGACGGTTCGCAGCGGTCCTGGATCATGGAGATCGGCAAGGGCTGGTGGTCGGAGCCGCTCAAGGAGGACGAGAGCATGTGGCCGCCCCAGGACTGGGGCACGCTCAAGAAGCTGCCCACCG of the Streptomyces sp. NBC_00287 genome contains:
- a CDS encoding RNA polymerase sigma factor, giving the protein MTVGPPGVGTRDEDREDSDARVIARSRDEPELFAVLYDRYADAVHRYAARRLGPEAAEDLMAETFITAFQRRHTYDLGRDDARPWLFGIATNLVGRHRRAEARRFKALARLPEPVEHEEPVAERAVSRAGATGVRRELAAALAGLSARHRDVVLLVAWAGLEYDEAAQALGVPVGTVRSRLHRARSRLREALGGSDPTAFREADAHA
- a CDS encoding CU044_5270 family protein; the protein is MRDTDELRALRDFEAGEPPLDDDTRRRVRARLFQAMNGPAPAAVRPRRPVLRIALTGVVTAAVVAGVLVAVQHDDGTAPGGTAKRPATGAPSTTAPAMRNVSAQTVLNGAAAYERKHEQVVSPRDDQFIYTKEIIKETEQKTGATKSHVDETWRSVDGSQRSWIMEIGKGWWSEPLKEDESMWPPQDWGTLKKLPTDPEKLILAIQGEFGAKARSLDDIDDQEWSHIHFSLAGLLKLVPVMPEGLRPAAYEALGMVPGVKAVPNQQDAKGRTGVAITYDDPTLPEGATGFGGYFIFDPETYRFLGFRDTRTSGDGAEMKTYTQLSYLDSWAVVDKAKQRP